Proteins from one Cryptomeria japonica chromosome 4, Sugi_1.0, whole genome shotgun sequence genomic window:
- the LOC131077338 gene encoding protein TIME FOR COFFEE isoform X1, translating to MDRGRDSRRGGGGSGAGAVSGHVASRRRPRSGFKDSSAVCEEEEGLNESHDSTRLRERSSSAINNSNNHKKERSSLSSSKNKRRRPGLPERFHGGGRDRDRDRDNEEVDESSEESPVEEEEEDDDEPPHRPLPNPRRTTKFKSQWKVSEETIGVGLDSVPRKARSASVKRPHDSSSSAVLLTSVGVGVSDGSVHRRQKSPSPAGPSVVPASPSSSNASVKPGKRMKPIGTKPRPSKMVKMSSSISEREVEVAEVLFGLTRQFHNHHPAGETYAYSNANASKPDAKDSSNDGSVPPIYKVSSPLPSSSVVSSPISTSISPPPSSAALTLPHHSTSAPTPPTAPKKKRPRPAKPEEASSASVMRPPVSVSAALTTPSIASGARNDIESGYQHVKMETSSVNSEPDAFLPVINPKGITSVATTTCSSSISTTANQVSTPLAPSNQTDGFIASEKTAATKYADLKSITTEKTSEAKIPDLRTPTENIADGHSTDLKVIPNDKQGGANSADAKFVTNENTVEPKAVESHSDEKSQFDASEDFKKSMTDVSEDQPDQIVKKELDVPDSDLSSCPDKKMGIVNNRLTQTPKAESIVEEKFKIDLMAPPEKSSFDTDDDSLPVAVSHVTAEVPEGTGVTVISEIMAVAVKEERQSNKWEEELKVEKTENKYDTRDEGGEKLLQKKPVIEQRGIDLQLDGENLDNVSNKLLPQKQSRTLINEPKIEKEEKSVSEGVMGSNVCASSSVVTSMPISMTVPGWPPLGYFAPAAANWAGASSLPGVLPIEGTNSTPAIQPPYILQKSRPSWKRCATHSYIAHFIECQLRMSRHSFWPPANFFASRQYNLNAPLPPSSEFINLGSSVSGTVSAASAGNNASVSRGLESVQDKSIGLTALSSKEKTSNYVDARRKQTSHQQATQQISSTSMQPGHGFVLSASQSGAVGGNSSTAGSIGNVGSLVKNSSTAVEAVPSAGAGPANSNLAGMSADAQYVTMLQNGYSFAIPHFGSPYGGASSHIGQQQAQFFNAPSYTTQLLHPPQSQPQPQSQRQGPQNPSTSSGSSSSQQHKQQFQGSRNFSSSQKQQQQGTPSPSPSNSQQQHHMPMTQARHIDREANNEGDSPSTADSRLPVSQKTFYSPASPTSSNYSATPTSLLAQGLPIQTQDLALFPPSGGKHNGKQQQPQFQYQVASGYNLQQLGNDPTFQMKFNLSPSQVQAFAMNQTSNILCVPPMAQGHAMITDPARHQIQVQAQQHAVQPGGTQPQHSGQMQRTQTISTGDGRNSIDSMSNASGRGRDDERKSTMKGGMGHSLHFSRFETENSANIHGSPTDGSLPAALVTNNIDSMSRTLNAIPSAGNGSRNSRPTSSSSQGSPHLPSTQQLNPNTKQTASRVKTMPSPNVLPSVTSAQITMPSYGGDRTPPNSNLSKFPASMSYQGQNMKQGQQSPQWKMSSRTPMPPTMAGVGASAQAIHAAEMKSSPQQGRNQHSNTNTGGSAVCSPQASFVTSSKNSGQAPMNSKNNCTPIVAPKLSSSTAPVVGSIPMSSSSPVSKSVGSPASRSPTGSKGPVSQQKPAVSTSNKKSSPVGSRNMPSVLGPSNVSQSSSGKSGQQQYQQQSMPAMASGQSVNLKNQQYLNQPHCNQQPLIFQHTQYLSQQAVQQSQHSAQTAHQVTGFHQKQQLPGSNSPQPAFNTAHLRQQVGQQQQMQLASSASSTPSMFPLGTLTLGGTSGGSSKANPSVSLGGNSKGNMMLHAQCSGQQQLGNTRAMLASSYMQAMSSKSSDQRVVADVLSQEPINGNRMLQNSANLCSSAGQNRSPFNTSPQAASIHVPPGSLKKSGGSAVENLNSGGLSLSMAPSSSVRTNPGPTGSGSVGQNSAGMHSNQMPPMSIHQPPVPLAGGPATSASPGLHGQTAASVVQP from the exons ATGGATAGAGGTAGAGATAGTAGGAGGGGAGGAGGAGGAAGTGGTGCAGGGGCGGTATCTGGTCATGTGGCGTCACGTAGGAGGCCTAGAAGCGGGTTCAAGGATTCATCAG CGGTCTGTGAGGAGGAGGAAGGATTGAACGAGTCTCATGATTCTACAAGGTTGCGGGAAAGATCTAGCAGTGCTATCAATAACAGTAATAATCACAAGAAGGAGCGAAGTAGTTTGTCTTCAAGCAAAAACAAGAGAAGGCGGCCTGGATTGCCTGAGCGCTTCCATGGCGGCGGTAGAGatagggatagagatagagataatgaGGAAGTAGATGAAAGTAGTGAAGAAAGTCCAgtggaagaggaagaggaggacgATGATGAGCCTCCTCATCGCCCTCTCCCTAATCCCAGAAGGACAACAAAGTTTAAGTCGCAATGGAAG gtttccgaagaAACGATTGGTGTCGGTCTTGATTCGGTCCCTCGGAAAGCTCGGTCAG CATCTGTGAAGAGGCCACATGATTCATCATCATCGGCAGTATTGTTAACATCAGTAGGAGTAGGAGTCTCAGATGGTAGTGTACATCGTCGCCAGAAGTCTCCGTCTCCTGCTGGGCCAAGTGTAGTTCCGGCCTCTCCTTCGTCTTCAAATGCATCAGTGAAGCCTGGGAAGAGAATG AAGCCAATTGGGACGAAGCCTCGGCCATCGAAAATGGTAAAG ATGTCCAGCTCAATATCTGAACGGGAAGTAGAAGTTGCGGAGGTGTTGTTTGGACTGACAAGGCAATTCCATAATCATCACCCAGCTGGAGAAACCTATGCATATTCAAATGCAAATGCATCCAAGCCTGATGCAAAGGATTCCTCAAACGATGGATCGGTTCCTCCCATTTACAAAGTCTCTTCCCCATTACCCTCTTCTTCAGTTGTTTCTTCACCCATTTCTACTTCTAtttctcctcctccatcatctgCAGCATTGACATTACCACATCATTCCACCTCAGCTCCAACACCCCCGACGG CTCCCAAGAAAAAACGGCCTCGACCGGCAAAGCCAGAAGAAGCAAGTTCTGCGAGTGTGATGAGACCTCCAGTATCTGTCTCAGCCGCTTTGACGACGCCAAGTATTGCTTCTGGGGCAAGGAATGATATTGAGTCCGGCTATCAACATGTCAAAATGGAAACTTCTTCTGTGAACTCGGAGCCTGACGCGTTTTTACCTGTGATTAACCCCAAGGGAATCACGTCTGTCGCTaccacaacttgttcatcttcaATTTCTACAACTGCCAATCAAGTTTCCACTCCACTGGCGCCTTCAAATCAGACTGATGGGTTTATTGCTAGCGAGAAGACAGCAGCCACTAAATATGCAGATTTGAAATCAATTACAACTGAAAAGACATCAGAAGCTAAAATTCCAGATCTTAGAACGCCAACCGAGAATATAGCAGATGGTCATAGTACCGATTTGAAGGTAATTCCAAATGACAAGCAAGGAGGAGCTAACAGTGCAGATGCTAAGTTTGTGACAAACGAGAATACTGTAGAACCTAAAGCAGTAGAAAGTCACTCAGATGAAAAGAGTCAATTTGATGCATCCGAAGATTTTAAAAAGTCAATGACTGATGTCTCTGAAGATCAACCTGATCAAATTGTGAAGAAAGAACTTGATGTGCCCGATTCTGATTTGTCCTCTTGTCCAGATAAGAAAATGGGGATTGTAAATAA CAGGCTCACTCAGACTCCCAAAGCTGAAAGCATTGTTGAGGAAAAGTTCAAGATTGATCTCATG GCACCTCCCGAAAAGTCTTCTTTTGATACAGACGATGACAGCTTACCTGTTGCTGTCAGCCATGTTACTGCTGAAGTACCAGAAGGAACT GGAGTTACTGTTATCTCAGAAATCATGGCAGTCGCGGTAAAGGAAGAAAGGCAATCGAACAAGTGGGAAGAGGAGTTGAAGGTAGAAAAGACAGAAAATAAATATGACACGAGAGATGAGGGAGGAGAGAAACTCTTGCAGAAGAAGCCTGTTATAGAACAGAGAGGAATTGACTTGCAATTGGATGGAGAAAATTTGGACAACGTTTCAAATAAACTTTTACCACAGAAGCAAAGCAGAACACTGATAAATGAGCCAAAAATAGAAAAGGAAGAAAAATCTG TTTCAGAAGGTGTGATGGGATCAAATGTTTGTGCCTCTTCAAGTGTAGTTACTTCAATGCCTATATCCATGACAGTTCCAGGCTGGCCTCCTCTTGG ATATTTTGCACCGGCTGCTGCTAATTGGGCTGGTGCTTCATCACTTCCAGGAGTCTTGCCTATTGAAGGGACCAATTCAACTCCGGCAATACAG CCTCCCTATATTTTGCAGAAGTCTCGTCCATCGTGGAAGAGATGTGCTACTCATTCATACATAGCTCATTTTATTGAATGCCAATTACGGATGAGTCGCCATTCTTTCTGGCCTCCGGCCAATTTTTTTGCCTCTAGACAATACAATTTGAATGCACCTTTGCCACCTTCATCTGAGTTTATCAATTTGGGCAGTTCAGTCTCAGGAACTGTTTCTGCTGCAAGTGCTGGAAATAATGCATCAGTCAGCCGTGGCTTGGAGTCTGTGCAGGACAAAAGCATCGGATTGACTGCTTTGAGTTCTAAGGAAAAGACTTCCAACTATGTGGATGCTAGAAGGAAACAAACTTCACATCAGCAGGCAACCCAGCAGATAAGTTCCACTTCAATGCAG CCTGGACATGGTTTTGTTTTGTCTGCTTCACAGTCTGGAGCTGTAGGAGGAAACTCTAGCACTGCTGGAAGCATTGGTAATGTTGGCTCCTTAGTGAAGAACAGCAGCACGGCAGTAGAAGCTGTTCCAAGTGCTGGGGCTGGGCCAGCTAATAGCAACCTAGCAGGCATGAGTGCAGATGCCCAATATGTGACTATGCTACAAAATGGCTATTCCTTTGCTATTCCACATTTTGGGTCACCTTATGGTGGAGCGTCCAGTCACATTGGACAACAGCAAGCTCAGTTTTTCAACGCTCCTAGTTATACAACACAGTTATTGCATCCTCCTCAATCCCAACCTCAACCTCAGTCTCAGCGGCAGGGCCCACAAAATCCTAGTACATCCAGTGGGTCATCATCATCGCAGCAGCATAAACAACAATTTCAAGGTTCACGGAATTTTTCTTCATCACAAAAGCAGCAGCAGCAAGGAACACCATCACCCTCTCCATCAAATTCTCAGCAGCAACACCATATGCCTATGACACAAGCTCGTCATATTGACCGGGAGGCCAACAACGAGGGAGATAGTCCCTCAACTGCTGATAGCAGACTTCCAGTATCTCAAAAGACTTTTTATAGCCCAGCGTCACCAACCAGCTCAAATTACAGTGCCACCCCCACATCTTTACTTGCTCAAGGTCTGCCAATACAAACTCAAGATTTAGCTCTATTCCCTCCCTCGGGAGGAAAGCATAATGGCAAGCAGCAGCAACCACAATTTCAGTATCAGGTAGCTTCAGGATACAACTTACAGCAACTTGGAAATGACCCAACTTTTCAAATGAAATTCAATCTCAGTCCATCTCAGGTTCAGGCATTTGCAATGAACCAAACTTCTAATATTTTATGCGTTCCTCCTATGGCACAAGGCCATGCAATGATAACAGACCCTGCAAGGCACCAAATTCAAGTCCAGGCTCAACAACATGCAGTTCAACCTGGTGGTACACAACCACAGCATTCCGGGCAAATGCAGAGAACTCAAACAATTAGTACTGGTGATGGAAGAAATAGCATTGATTCAATGAGCAATGCTAGTGGTAGGGGGCGTGATGATGAACGGAAGTCAACCATGAAGGGTGGAATGGGTCATTCACTGCATTTTTCCAGGTTTGAGACTGAGAATTCCGCTAACATTCATGGATCCCCAACAGATGGCAGCCTTCCCGCTGCTCTTGTTACAAATAACATTGACAGCATGAGTAGAACACTGAATGCAATTCCTTCTGCTGGAAATGGAAGCCGAAACTCTCGTCCCACTAGCAGTTCTTCCCAAGGCAGTCCCCATCTGCCCTCTACTCAACAGTTGAACCCGAATACTAAGCAGACTGCAAGCCGTGTTAAAACCATGCCTAGCCCAAATGTACTACCATCAGTAACTTCAGCACAGATCACAATGCCTAGTTATGGAGGAGATCGAACTCCACCGAATTCCAATCTCAGCAAGTTTCCGGCATCTATGTCATATCAAGGCCAAAATATGAAGCAGGGGCAACAGTCTCCTCAGTGGAAGATGTCTTCAAGAACGCCCATGCCCCCAACTATGGCTGGTGTTGGTGCTTCAGCACAAGCTATTCATGCTGCAGAAATGAAAAGTTCCCCTCAGCAAGGAAGGAATCAGCATAGCAATACCAATACAGGGGGTAGTGCAGTTTGCTCACCTCAAGCTTCATTTGTTACAAGCTCAAAGAATTCTGGACAAGCACCAATGAATTCAAAGAATAATTGTACTCCTATAGTAGCTCCAAAGTTGTCCTCATCAACTGCTCCAGTAGTTGGATCAATTCCCATGTCTTCGTCCTCTCCGGTTTCAAAGTCTGTTGGGAGTCCTGCATCAAGGAGCCCAACTGGGAGCAAAGGACCCGTCTCACAACAGAAACCTGCTGTTTCCACCTCTAACAAAAAGTCCTCTCCTGTTGGAAGCAGAAATATGCCATCTGTTTTGGGGCCTTCAAATGTATCTCAAAGCTCATCAGGGAAATCTGGACAACAGCAATATCAGCAACAATCAATGCCTGCAATGGCATCTGGGCAGTCGGTTAATCTAAAGAACCAGCAGTATCTTAACCAACCTCATTGCAATCAGCAGCCGCTTATTTTTCAACATACTCAGTATCTGTCGCAACAGGCAGTACAGCAATCCCAGCATTCAGCTCAAACTGCTCATCAAGTGACAGGATTTCATCAAAAACAGCAATTGCCTGGATCAAATTCTCCACAACCAGCTTTCAACACTGCTCATCTGCGTCAACAAGTAGGTCAGCAGCAGCAAATGCAATTGGCTTCATCAGCCTCATCTACTCCCAGTATGTTTCCTCTAGGAACTTTGACATTGGGCGGTACCTCTGGTGGCTCTTCAAAAGCCAATCCCAGTGTATCTCTTGGAGGGAATAGTAAAGGAAATATGATGCTACATGCACAGTGTAGTGGTCAACAGCAGCTGGGGAATACGCGTGCAATGTTGGCTTCTTCATATATGCAGGCGATGTCATCAAAGTCTTCAGATCAAAGAGTTGTGGCAG ATGTCTTAAGTCAAGAACCAATCAATGGAAATCGAATGCTACAGAACTCAGCTAATTTATGTTCATCTGCTGGTCAGAACAGAAGTCCTTTCAATACATCTCCTCAGGCAGCTTCCATTCATGTGCCTCCAGGAAGCCTCAAAAAATCAGGAGGCAGTGCTGTAGAAAACTTGAACTCGGGTGGCCTCAGCCTGTCTATGGCACCATCCTCTAGCGTTCGAACTAATCCTGGACCAACAGGCAGTGGGAGTGTTGGGCAAAATTCAGCTGGTATGCATTCAAATCAAATGCCTCCGATGTCTATCCACCAGCCTCCAGTTCCCTTAGCTGGAGGACCTGCAACAAGTGCTTCCCCTGGATTACATGGGCAAACAGCAGCAAGTGTGGTGCAACCATGA